One window of the Scyliorhinus torazame isolate Kashiwa2021f chromosome 24, sScyTor2.1, whole genome shotgun sequence genome contains the following:
- the LOC140399990 gene encoding histone H2B-like, translating to MADEKKPTSKPASKKGAKKVIKKPAVKGGKKRRRSRKESYSIYIYKVMKQVHPDTGISSKAMSIMNSFVNDIFERIAGEASRLAHYNKRSTISSREIQTAVRLLLPGELAKHAVSEGTKAVTKYTSSK from the coding sequence atggctgacgagaagaaaccaacatcgaaaccagcttccaagaagggagccaagaaagtcattaagaaaccggcagtaaagggcggcaagaagcggcgaaggtcgaggaaggagagttactccatctacatctacaaagtgatgaagcaggttcaccccgacaccggcatctcctccaaggccatgagcatcatgaactccttcgtcaacgatattttcgagcgcatcgcgggtgaggcttcccgcctggcccattacaacaagcgcagcaccatcagctcccgggagatccagaccgccgtgcgcctgctgctgcccggggaactggccaagcacgccgtgtcggaagggacaaaggcggtgaccaagtacaccagctccaagtaa